The Bacillota bacterium genome includes a region encoding these proteins:
- the ilvN gene encoding acetolactate synthase small subunit yields the protein MIRRCVLSTLVENHAGVLSRITGLFTRRGYNIDSLSVGVTENPDLSRMTIALHADEQTIEQIKKQLDKQVDVIEVTELEAGQSVTREHVLIKVKATPEDRMSLISITNIFRANIVDVSSESLMVELTGDSSKTEAFIEIVKPFGILQVVRSGLTGLKRG from the coding sequence ATGATTAGAAGATGTGTGCTTTCAACATTGGTGGAAAACCACGCCGGTGTGCTCAGCCGTATTACAGGGCTTTTTACCCGCCGGGGATATAATATTGACAGTCTCAGCGTTGGGGTCACCGAAAACCCCGATCTTTCAAGAATGACTATAGCTCTCCACGCCGACGAGCAGACGATTGAGCAGATAAAAAAACAGCTCGACAAACAGGTTGATGTGATCGAAGTAACTGAGCTTGAAGCTGGGCAGTCTGTTACACGCGAGCATGTGCTTATAAAAGTCAAAGCAACGCCGGAGGACAGGATGTCCCTCATATCGATTACTAATATTTTCAGGGCAAACATAGTTGACGTTTCGAGTGAAAGCCTGATGGTTGAACTTACAGGCGATTCCTCAAAAACAGAGGCTTTTATCGAAATCGTAAAACCATTCGGCATTTTGCAGGTGGTTCGCTCAGGTCTTACCGGTCTTAAAAGAGGCTGA
- the ilvD gene encoding dihydroxy-acid dehydratase has product MRSDSVKAGYTKAPHRSLFKAMGYTDIEIDRPIIGVVNSQSEIVPGHIHLDTIAKAVKEGVRLAGGTPIEVPSIAVCDGIAMGHKGMHYSLVSRELIADSVETLAEAHQFDGLVLIPNCDKVVPGMLMAAARLNIPAVVVSGGPMLAGKLKGNRLSLTDMFEAVGARSCGNMGDEELCELENSACPSCGSCSGMFTANTMNCITEVLGMGLPGNGTIPAVYGERIRLAKQAGMQIMELVKNDIKPRDIMTKDAFINALTVDMALGGSTNTMLHLPAIAHEAGVKINLDFANEISDKTPNLCKLAPAGKYFIEDLYAAGGISAVMNELAKKDFIIKSTLTVTGKTTGENIENTPVLDYEVIKPIDKPYSFTGGIAVLKGNIAKDGSVVKRSAVDKSMLVHSGPAKVFNSEDEANEAILSNKIVKGDVVVIRYEGPKGGPGMREMLGPTAAIAGQGLDKDVALITDGRFSGATRGAAIGHVSPEAASGGLIGIIKDGDKIDIDIPNGKIQLDVPADEIEKRMADFKPLPPKIQTGVLARYAKLVKSGTEGAVLSAE; this is encoded by the coding sequence ATGAGAAGCGATAGTGTTAAAGCAGGGTATACCAAGGCGCCCCACAGAAGCCTTTTTAAAGCGATGGGCTATACCGATATTGAGATTGACAGACCAATAATCGGCGTTGTCAATTCCCAGAGCGAGATAGTGCCGGGGCATATTCACCTTGATACAATAGCCAAAGCTGTTAAAGAGGGTGTACGCCTCGCAGGCGGCACACCTATTGAAGTGCCTTCTATTGCAGTCTGCGACGGCATTGCAATGGGACATAAAGGCATGCACTATTCGCTTGTATCCCGCGAACTGATTGCCGACAGCGTTGAAACGCTTGCCGAGGCACATCAGTTTGACGGACTTGTACTCATTCCTAACTGTGATAAAGTTGTTCCGGGCATGCTGATGGCGGCGGCGAGACTTAATATTCCCGCCGTTGTCGTCAGCGGCGGCCCGATGCTTGCAGGCAAACTGAAAGGGAACAGACTCAGCCTTACCGATATGTTTGAGGCGGTAGGCGCCAGAAGCTGCGGCAATATGGGCGACGAAGAACTCTGCGAGCTTGAAAACAGCGCTTGCCCGTCCTGCGGATCATGTTCAGGCATGTTTACCGCTAATACAATGAACTGCATCACCGAAGTTTTGGGCATGGGTCTTCCCGGCAACGGAACCATTCCAGCAGTCTATGGCGAGAGGATACGCCTTGCAAAACAAGCCGGAATGCAGATAATGGAACTTGTTAAAAACGATATAAAGCCACGCGATATAATGACTAAAGACGCGTTCATAAACGCTCTTACCGTTGATATGGCGCTTGGCGGCTCAACAAACACCATGCTTCATCTGCCGGCAATCGCGCATGAAGCAGGAGTTAAGATAAATCTTGATTTTGCAAACGAAATAAGCGATAAAACCCCGAACCTTTGCAAACTTGCTCCGGCCGGAAAGTATTTTATCGAAGATTTATATGCGGCAGGCGGCATTTCAGCCGTTATGAACGAGCTTGCTAAGAAGGACTTCATTATTAAGAGTACCTTGACAGTCACAGGCAAAACGACAGGTGAGAATATTGAAAATACACCTGTTTTGGATTACGAAGTAATAAAACCGATTGACAAGCCATACAGCTTTACAGGCGGAATTGCCGTTCTTAAGGGCAATATCGCAAAAGACGGCAGCGTTGTTAAACGTTCTGCGGTCGATAAGAGTATGCTTGTCCACAGCGGCCCCGCTAAAGTGTTTAACAGCGAGGACGAGGCGAACGAGGCTATTTTATCTAATAAGATAGTCAAGGGCGATGTTGTCGTTATCCGCTATGAAGGACCTAAAGGCGGCCCTGGTATGCGCGAGATGTTAGGACCCACAGCAGCTATCGCTGGGCAGGGGCTTGATAAAGACGTTGCGCTCATAACAGACGGACGTTTTTCGGGCGCTACACGCGGCGCAGCAATAGGGCATGTTTCTCCTGAAGCTGCAAGCGGCGGGCTTATCGGCATCATCAAAGACGGCGATAAAATAGACATAGACATACCAAATGGGAAAATACAGCTGGATGTTCCGGCTGATGAAATAGAGAAAAGAATGGCAGACTTCAAACCGCTGCCCCCGAAGATCCAGACTGGCGTCTTAGCGAGATACGCTAAGCTTGTCAAGTCCGGGACAGAAGGCGCTGTACTAAGCGCTGAATAA
- the ilvB gene encoding biosynthetic-type acetolactate synthase large subunit — protein sequence MKKTGAQIVAECLLEQGVDTAFGYPGGNVINLYDALFEYSDRIKHILTAHEQGAAHAADGYARTTGKTGVVFATSGPGATNLVTGLANAFMDSIPVVAITGNVTSSQLGRDTFQEIDIFGVTMPVTKHNFIVKNVKDLAKVLRKAFYIAASGRPGPVLVDILKDVFIATTDFETEKPKTIEPYTEKVREEDIDECVSMIEMSKRPMIMAGGGIILSNASKELYEFVKKVDSPVTQTIMGLGSFPADDPYYTGLTGMHGSKASALAVNNCDLLIAIGARFSDRVISSAAHFAKRAKIVHIDVDAAEINKNIKTHHSIVGDAKYVLEKLNSKLSPRKHTEWVNEVLEWKKQYPHIEGAENVVSPQYVIETVHDLVGDDAIIATDVGQHQIWTAQCYPFKKPRTFVTSGGLGTMGFGLGAAIGSQIGNPDKRVVLFTGDGSFHMNLNELVTANMNGLPIVIIVMNNHVLGMVRQWQKLFFDKRFSQTTLDRKTDYVKLSEAFGGVGYVIDKKEDVKPVLKKALECKVPVVIDCRIDRDVNVLPMVPSGRPIDEQVTSLD from the coding sequence TTGAAAAAAACAGGCGCCCAAATAGTCGCTGAATGTCTCTTGGAACAGGGGGTAGACACTGCGTTCGGTTATCCGGGCGGCAATGTCATCAATCTTTATGACGCCTTGTTTGAGTATTCAGATAGAATCAAACATATTTTGACTGCGCACGAACAGGGGGCGGCTCATGCGGCTGACGGCTATGCGAGGACTACCGGAAAAACAGGTGTCGTTTTCGCAACATCTGGACCGGGGGCAACAAACCTTGTAACAGGGCTTGCCAATGCATTTATGGATTCGATTCCTGTGGTTGCGATAACTGGAAACGTAACGTCAAGTCAGCTTGGAAGAGACACTTTTCAGGAGATCGATATTTTCGGCGTGACCATGCCTGTCACAAAACACAACTTTATTGTTAAAAACGTTAAAGACCTTGCCAAAGTTTTGAGAAAAGCATTTTATATTGCCGCATCGGGAAGACCGGGCCCGGTTCTCGTTGATATTTTGAAAGACGTTTTCATTGCAACGACAGATTTTGAAACGGAAAAGCCGAAAACGATTGAGCCTTATACCGAGAAAGTCCGTGAGGAAGATATAGACGAATGCGTTTCTATGATCGAGATGAGCAAACGCCCTATGATCATGGCGGGGGGCGGCATAATCCTTTCTAACGCCTCTAAAGAGCTTTATGAGTTCGTGAAAAAAGTAGATTCACCCGTTACTCAGACAATAATGGGTCTTGGTTCTTTCCCGGCTGACGATCCGTATTATACTGGGCTTACCGGAATGCACGGGTCAAAAGCTTCAGCTCTTGCTGTAAACAACTGTGATCTTCTGATCGCTATCGGCGCCCGATTCAGCGATCGTGTTATTAGCTCTGCGGCACACTTTGCTAAAAGGGCAAAGATCGTCCATATAGATGTCGACGCTGCTGAAATAAATAAGAATATAAAGACCCATCATTCGATTGTTGGCGATGCAAAGTATGTGTTAGAGAAGCTAAACAGCAAGTTAAGCCCGAGAAAGCATACTGAGTGGGTGAACGAAGTTTTAGAGTGGAAAAAGCAGTATCCGCATATCGAAGGCGCTGAAAACGTGGTTTCACCTCAATATGTAATAGAAACAGTCCACGATCTTGTCGGTGATGACGCAATCATTGCGACAGATGTCGGTCAGCATCAGATTTGGACGGCGCAGTGCTATCCATTTAAGAAACCGCGCACATTCGTCACTTCCGGCGGCCTTGGAACAATGGGCTTTGGACTCGGCGCTGCAATTGGTTCACAGATCGGAAATCCAGATAAGAGAGTCGTTCTTTTCACGGGAGACGGAAGTTTCCATATGAATCTGAATGAACTTGTAACAGCTAATATGAATGGGCTTCCGATTGTTATAATCGTAATGAACAACCACGTTCTCGGAATGGTTCGTCAATGGCAGAAGCTTTTCTTTGACAAGCGTTTTAGCCAGACAACACTTGACAGAAAAACTGATTATGTCAAGCTTTCAGAGGCGTTTGGCGGCGTTGGATATGTTATTGATAAAAAAGAGGATGTTAAACCAGTATTAAAGAAAGCCCTTGAATGCAAAGTTCCTGTCGTGATCGACTGCCGCATTGACCGTGATGTCAACGTTCTGCCGATGGTTCCCTCGGGAAGACCTATCGACGAACAGGTCACATCACTGGATTAA
- the leuD gene encoding 3-isopropylmalate dehydratase small subunit — protein sequence MKAHGKVFRYKDNVDTDVIIPARYLNTSDAKELASHCMEDIDADFVKKVQPGDIIVAENNFGCGSSREHAPLAIKTSGVSCVIANTFARIFYRNAINIGLAIIECPEAVAGTNAGDEVEVDFEKGVINNKTTGKSYNTHPFPEFIKKIIDQNGLLNSIKNK from the coding sequence ATGAAAGCACACGGTAAAGTATTCAGATATAAAGACAATGTCGACACCGACGTTATAATCCCTGCAAGATATTTAAATACCTCCGACGCTAAGGAGCTTGCTTCCCACTGCATGGAGGATATCGACGCGGACTTCGTTAAAAAAGTTCAGCCGGGGGACATCATCGTTGCGGAAAACAATTTCGGCTGTGGTTCGTCCCGTGAGCATGCGCCGCTTGCAATCAAGACATCAGGGGTGTCATGCGTTATAGCTAACACATTCGCCAGAATTTTCTACAGAAATGCTATCAATATCGGTCTCGCGATAATCGAGTGTCCGGAAGCTGTTGCCGGAACCAATGCGGGCGATGAGGTCGAGGTTGATTTTGAAAAGGGCGTTATAAACAATAAAACAACAGGAAAATCATATAACACCCATCCGTTTCCTGAATTTATCAAGAAGATCATAGACCAAAACGGCCTATTGAACTCAATAAAAAATAAGTAA
- the ilvC gene encoding ketol-acid reductoisomerase — translation MAKMYYSSDCDLSLLNGKTVAIIGYGSQGHAHAQNLRDSGVNVIVGLYNGSKSWAKAEEAGFKVMTAADAAKAADIIMILINDEKQAKLYKESIEQNLEEGNSLVFAHGFNIHFNQIVPPKGVDVWMVAPKGPGHTVRSQFLEGRGVPDLIAVEQDATGKAKDLALAYAAGIGGARAGILETTFREETETDLFGEQAVLCGGVCELMKAGFETLVEAGYKPENAYFECIHEMKLIVDLINGGGMSFMRYSISDTAEYGDYMIGKRIITDETRKEMKKVLTEIQDGTFAKNWILENSTNRPGFYAMRSAAQNSQVEKVGAELRKMMSWKKD, via the coding sequence ATGGCAAAAATGTATTATTCATCTGACTGTGATTTATCGCTTTTAAACGGTAAAACAGTCGCCATCATCGGTTACGGCAGCCAGGGTCACGCACACGCTCAAAACCTTAGGGATTCCGGTGTCAATGTTATAGTCGGCCTTTACAACGGCAGCAAATCATGGGCGAAGGCTGAAGAAGCAGGTTTTAAGGTTATGACAGCGGCTGACGCTGCAAAAGCCGCAGACATCATCATGATTCTTATCAACGATGAAAAACAGGCTAAACTTTACAAAGAGAGCATTGAACAGAACCTTGAAGAGGGCAATTCTCTTGTATTTGCACACGGCTTTAACATTCATTTCAACCAGATAGTGCCTCCTAAGGGCGTTGACGTTTGGATGGTTGCTCCTAAGGGTCCTGGCCACACAGTAAGAAGCCAGTTCTTAGAGGGCAGAGGCGTTCCGGATCTTATTGCTGTTGAACAGGACGCTACAGGCAAAGCCAAGGATTTAGCTCTTGCATATGCTGCTGGTATCGGCGGCGCTCGTGCAGGAATCCTTGAAACAACATTCAGAGAGGAAACTGAAACCGATCTGTTCGGTGAGCAGGCTGTTCTTTGCGGCGGCGTTTGCGAACTGATGAAAGCTGGATTTGAGACACTGGTTGAGGCTGGTTACAAGCCTGAAAACGCTTACTTCGAGTGCATCCATGAGATGAAGCTGATCGTTGACCTGATCAATGGCGGCGGCATGAGCTTTATGAGATATTCAATTTCTGATACCGCTGAATACGGCGATTACATGATCGGAAAGAGAATTATTACCGACGAAACAAGAAAAGAAATGAAGAAAGTTCTGACTGAGATCCAGGACGGCACATTCGCTAAGAATTGGATCCTTGAGAACTCTACCAACAGACCTGGGTTCTATGCAATGCGTTCTGCTGCACAAAACAGCCAGGTTGAAAAAGTCGGCGCTGAACTGCGCAAGATGATGAGCTGGAAAAAAGACTAA
- a CDS encoding DUF421 domain-containing protein codes for MGIVLIRTLILYVIVIFGMRFMGKRQIGELSPAELVIAIMISEVGAVPMQSIDIPLLYGVISIIVLVTAEIIVSSISLKSGSFRGFMNGRPVAVIERGKILQSQMRKLRMSIDDLYEEIRQKDLSHLCDVYFAIVETNGKLSLMPNDPNNLSPSSNGYEYPIVKDGRISEKGLQISKKNIEFVKQKLAENKVSSVRDVFLMSIDDKDNIYIILKSDD; via the coding sequence ATGGGAATTGTTTTGATAAGAACGCTCATCCTCTACGTTATAGTTATATTTGGCATGCGTTTTATGGGAAAAAGACAGATTGGTGAGCTTTCCCCTGCCGAACTTGTTATTGCCATAATGATAAGTGAAGTTGGCGCGGTGCCGATGCAGTCAATAGATATTCCGCTTTTGTACGGCGTAATATCTATTATTGTGCTAGTTACTGCTGAAATAATAGTATCGAGCATATCGCTTAAAAGCGGCAGTTTTCGAGGATTTATGAACGGACGCCCCGTTGCTGTCATAGAGCGCGGCAAGATACTACAGTCACAGATGCGTAAACTGCGCATGAGCATTGACGACCTGTATGAAGAGATACGGCAGAAAGACCTCTCGCATCTTTGCGATGTCTACTTTGCGATTGTTGAAACGAACGGAAAACTCAGCTTGATGCCAAACGATCCAAACAACCTTTCGCCGAGCAGCAACGGATATGAATATCCCATCGTAAAGGACGGCAGAATAAGTGAAAAAGGGCTTCAGATAAGCAAAAAAAATATTGAATTTGTAAAACAAAAACTTGCGGAAAATAAGGTAAGTAGCGTAAGGGATGTTTTTCTTATGAGTATCGATGACAAAGATAATATATATATTATATTAAAGAGTGATGATTAA
- the leuC gene encoding 3-isopropylmalate dehydratase large subunit — MGMTMSQKILAAHAGRKSVSAGELINAKLDLVLGNDITSPVAINEFRKAGFKTVFDNKKIALVMDHFTPNKDIKAAEQCKQIREFAGEYEIENFYDTGSVGVEHALIPERGLVAPGELVIGADSHTCTYGALGAFSTGVGSTDMAAGMYSGMAWFKVPSAIKFVLKGTPCKWVSGKDVILHIIGMIGVDGALYKSMEFTGSGLKNLSIDDRLCMANMAIEAGAKNGIFEVDEVTLAYVGERVSREYKVYKADDDAQYDAVYEIDLSDIKPTVAFPHLPENTKPVEEAGNVTIDQVIIGSCTNGRLEDLRIAASILKGKKVAKSVRCIVIPATQKIYREAMDEGLFTIFLDAGCAISTPTCGPCLGGHMGILAAGERAVATTNRNFVGRMGSTKSEVYLASPAVAAASAILGRIALPDDLK, encoded by the coding sequence ATGGGAATGACGATGTCACAGAAAATTCTCGCGGCGCATGCGGGCAGGAAAAGTGTCAGCGCCGGAGAACTGATCAATGCAAAACTCGATCTGGTGCTGGGCAATGATATAACATCGCCTGTTGCAATCAACGAGTTTAGAAAAGCAGGTTTTAAGACTGTATTCGACAACAAAAAAATCGCTCTTGTTATGGATCATTTCACGCCGAACAAGGATATCAAAGCTGCTGAGCAGTGCAAACAGATACGTGAATTTGCGGGTGAATATGAAATCGAAAACTTTTATGATACAGGTTCAGTAGGCGTAGAACATGCCCTTATTCCTGAGCGCGGACTTGTCGCACCGGGCGAGCTTGTTATCGGCGCGGACAGCCACACCTGCACCTACGGCGCACTTGGAGCATTTTCGACCGGCGTTGGTTCTACAGATATGGCCGCCGGAATGTACAGCGGAATGGCATGGTTTAAAGTTCCGTCTGCAATCAAATTCGTGCTTAAGGGCACACCATGCAAATGGGTTAGCGGCAAGGACGTTATACTTCATATCATAGGTATGATCGGTGTTGACGGCGCGCTTTACAAATCAATGGAGTTTACAGGTTCCGGGCTTAAAAACCTTTCTATTGATGACAGACTGTGCATGGCAAACATGGCTATCGAGGCTGGCGCTAAAAACGGTATATTCGAAGTTGATGAAGTCACTCTTGCCTATGTCGGCGAAAGAGTTTCGAGAGAATATAAAGTTTACAAAGCAGACGACGACGCTCAATATGACGCTGTTTATGAAATCGACCTTTCAGATATAAAACCGACTGTCGCTTTCCCGCATCTGCCGGAAAATACAAAGCCTGTCGAAGAGGCCGGCAATGTCACGATCGATCAGGTCATTATCGGTTCCTGCACAAACGGCAGACTTGAGGATCTCCGTATTGCGGCATCTATCCTTAAAGGGAAAAAGGTTGCAAAGAGTGTCCGCTGTATAGTCATCCCAGCAACGCAGAAGATATACAGAGAGGCAATGGACGAAGGTCTGTTCACAATATTCCTTGACGCTGGCTGCGCTATATCGACTCCTACATGCGGGCCCTGCCTTGGCGGACATATGGGCATCCTTGCCGCCGGAGAGCGTGCTGTTGCGACGACTAACCGCAACTTTGTAGGCAGAATGGGCAGCACAAAGAGCGAAGTTTATCTTGCGAGCCCGGCTGTTGCCGCTGCGAGCGCTATCCTTGGCAGGATCGCTCTGCCGGACGACCTTAAATAA
- a CDS encoding DUF4363 family protein codes for MKRVIISLVLLGLTVIFSVSTYSRLNSVSEKLTSQLDDIKKSADDISLSAQKLQAFSDEIEKNKSFFYTAMHHENMDDIKDSLARARARLEYNDSEDFAVEISSLKNYIEHMTELEKTDLTNIF; via the coding sequence ATGAAAAGGGTAATAATTTCATTGGTTCTGCTTGGTTTGACTGTGATTTTTTCAGTTTCCACCTACAGCAGACTCAATTCAGTTTCTGAAAAGCTAACTTCACAGCTTGATGATATCAAGAAAAGTGCGGACGATATAAGCCTTTCGGCTCAAAAACTCCAAGCCTTTTCGGACGAAATCGAGAAAAATAAAAGCTTTTTTTATACGGCTATGCACCATGAAAATATGGATGATATCAAAGATTCACTTGCAAGGGCACGCGCCAGACTCGAATACAACGATTCAGAAGATTTCGCCGTTGAGATTTCTTCACTTAAAAATTATATAGAGCATATGACCGAGCTAGAAAAAACCGATCTAACCAATATCTTTTAA
- the cimA gene encoding citramalate synthase — MSTDKNRQVEIFDSTLRDGAQGEGIAFTVEDKLKVVETLDNLGVKYIEAGNPGSNPKDLEFFKRVKNITLQNSAIVAFGSTRRRDINVEDDANVKSLLTADTKYVAIFGKSWDLHVKEIIKTTLEENLKMIEETLSFFVNKGKTVIYDAEHFFDGYKNNPEYAMKTLEAAIKGGAAVLALCDTNGGCFPTEIYDIANKVVKAFPNAKVGIHCHNDSGLAVANSLMAVAAGAGHVQGTYNGFGERCGNANLSTVIADLQLKKGYICIPEENVSSLTDAAHRIASIANMILDNGMPFVGKSAFAHKGGMHIDGVNKVSRSFEHIDPQIVGNERRFLMSEVSGRSTIISKLQNIDPTLEKDSPETQKILKLLKEKEHRGYQYEAAEASFELLVLKALGRYKPFFDLAYFKTTGDKLTTHGSESRNTSTAIISLIVGGENEITAAEGDGPVNALDLALRKALEVFYPALSSVQLTDYRVRVMEAKNATASKVRVLIESTDGEKTWSTVGVSTDIIQASWKALVDSIEYKLIKDLNNA, encoded by the coding sequence ATGTCCACAGACAAAAACAGGCAAGTAGAGATATTTGACTCAACTCTGAGGGACGGGGCACAGGGTGAAGGCATCGCCTTTACAGTTGAAGATAAGCTCAAGGTTGTTGAGACACTTGACAATCTTGGGGTAAAATATATCGAGGCGGGAAACCCCGGCTCAAATCCCAAAGATCTTGAATTTTTCAAGCGTGTAAAGAATATTACACTTCAAAACTCTGCAATCGTTGCATTCGGTTCGACCCGGAGACGGGATATAAATGTTGAAGACGACGCAAATGTCAAATCTCTTCTTACTGCAGACACAAAATATGTGGCTATATTCGGCAAGTCGTGGGATTTGCATGTTAAAGAGATAATAAAAACTACGCTTGAAGAAAATCTTAAAATGATAGAAGAAACGCTGTCTTTCTTTGTGAATAAAGGAAAAACAGTGATATATGACGCTGAACATTTTTTTGACGGATATAAAAACAATCCCGAATATGCCATGAAAACGCTTGAAGCGGCTATAAAAGGCGGTGCGGCGGTGCTTGCGCTGTGCGACACCAACGGCGGCTGCTTCCCGACTGAAATCTACGACATTGCCAATAAGGTCGTTAAGGCTTTTCCAAATGCAAAGGTCGGCATCCACTGCCATAACGACAGCGGCCTTGCCGTTGCAAACTCGCTTATGGCTGTTGCGGCGGGGGCGGGGCATGTTCAGGGTACATACAACGGTTTTGGCGAACGCTGCGGCAATGCGAATCTATCTACGGTAATTGCTGATCTGCAGCTTAAAAAGGGATATATTTGTATTCCTGAAGAAAATGTTTCAAGCCTTACCGATGCGGCTCACAGGATCGCATCGATCGCTAACATGATTTTGGATAACGGCATGCCTTTTGTCGGCAAGAGCGCTTTTGCCCATAAGGGTGGTATGCATATAGACGGAGTTAACAAGGTTTCACGCTCGTTTGAACATATCGATCCCCAAATCGTCGGAAACGAACGCAGATTTTTGATGAGCGAGGTTTCCGGACGTTCAACTATAATAAGTAAACTTCAGAATATCGACCCGACGCTTGAAAAAGATTCGCCGGAAACGCAGAAGATTCTAAAGCTGCTCAAGGAAAAGGAACACCGCGGCTATCAGTATGAGGCGGCGGAAGCGAGCTTTGAACTGCTTGTTCTGAAAGCACTGGGAAGATATAAGCCGTTTTTTGACCTTGCGTATTTTAAGACTACCGGAGATAAACTGACAACTCACGGCTCGGAGAGCAGGAACACATCGACCGCAATAATCAGTCTTATTGTCGGCGGTGAAAATGAGATAACTGCCGCGGAAGGCGACGGGCCTGTAAATGCCCTCGACCTTGCGCTTCGCAAGGCGCTTGAGGTATTCTATCCGGCTCTTTCAAGCGTTCAGCTGACCGATTATCGTGTGCGTGTCATGGAAGCGAAAAATGCGACTGCGTCAAAGGTTCGCGTGCTTATCGAGTCTACGGACGGGGAGAAGACATGGTCGACTGTGGGCGTTTCCACAGATATTATTCAGGCGTCGTGGAAGGCGCTTGTCGATTCAATCGAGTATAAACTTATTAAAGATTTAAATAACGCTTAA